The genomic DNA CTGCAGGCCTGTAGCACATGTTATTCAAGGAGGGATGCAGTGACAATGATGAGAGCAGTAAAAATAGACAGGCTACTTCAATGGCTCAATCAAATGTACAAGTAGACCATTAAACGTGTCTGGATGAAAAGGAACAAAGAGGGAAAAGTTGGAACTGCACAGTAACGAACAGCTGATTAACTTGGAAAGTTCGCTAAAATTGATATGGAACAGAAACTGAGATGGAGAATGTGCGTGATCCAACTTTGGTTGATGAATAGGAAGCAGAAGTGCTCTGAGGACACATCAAACATTGTCATCAGTCAGCATTTCTGTAtctaaaacagtaaaatactgTTTTACCAACAGGGCATTGTTTGTTGAAGAATAATAGGGATGGTCCTGCTGGAAGCAGGTATCAATAACCACAACTGGATGATTGTGAAGAGATTGGTTCATAATATCATTTTTTCAGTTAGTTATGAGGATAATGGTGGGGACAGTTAAATCCACAATAAAGCATAAAACTTCAATTTCTGACAGCAACATCAAATCCAGCTGGTCACACAGAATGTCTAAATTTATGTTGAGACCAAAATAGAACATTATGACAAGCTTAAGTGACACTGTACATAAAAGGCTCGGTGTAGTTTGTCATCCTTGCAGGACGCATCCTTCGGCATCTAAAACGGGCGCATTTTTGCAGACACAAAGACAGGAGCAACTGTTTTTGCACCAGCAGAAGTTCACCCTCAAGATACATAACACAAATACAGCCTTAGATAGCATACCGcagcaacacagaaaaacaatacgTTTGAAAATCAATTTAATGCTCATGTGAAAATGTATCCCTAAAAACTATGTGTAAAGCGGTGCAGTGTTACTGGGAGGGAAGATGGATCGAAACAAGCGTATATATTAGGATAAGGATAAGGATAAGGATAAGGATGTTTTTATCGTGATTCCGGAACATGTTGCACATGAAAGAGAACGAAATGAGGTACTCTGGTCCCGGTACAGgtaataaatgataaaaaaaaaaaaaaaagaagaaagcacacaataaaacaccattaaaaataaaataaatatataaatataagtaTAAAGTGAGCAGCGTGTGAGGTAGGACCAGACTATGAAAATCTCAAAGATAAACAAGGCAGCGAGGTGGGCCCAAATTGCAGCGATGCTCTGGTATGAAATGACGGTAACAGCAAGTTGCAGCAAGTTGTCTGATGAGAGCGGCAGATGTACAGTGAGAGTCGCAGCGTACAGAACAGAGTGGGAAGAAGCTGTTCCTCAGCCTGGTGGTTCTGGCCTTGATGCTGCATAGCCTTCCACCTGAAAGGGAGGGGGGCAAACAGTCCGTGAGCAGGGTGGGTAGGTTCCCCTCATTATGCGTGAGGCCTTTTTCCTGCACCTGCAGTTGTAAATGTCACTGATGGTGGGTAGATTGCTGCCAATGATTCTCTGTGCAGTCACTGCCACCCGCTGcagagcctgtctgtctgtctgtctgtctgtctgtctgtctgcagcagagCAGTTACCGTACCACACGGTGATGCAGGAAGTGAGGATGTTCTCCACTACACACCAATAGAATTGAATGGGGACTCAAGAAGTAGAGGCATTGGTGGGCCTTCTTCAGTATGCTGGCGGGAAGTCTCAGTCAAAGCAGACATATTTTGAGGATgaataagcagagagagagagagagagagagagagagagagagagagagagagagagagagagagagagagaatggagtcAGAAGAGCTGGGGAGGTTTGGTGAGATGCTGGGGCTGAAGTGCTGGTCAGGGTGGAggttctgtgggttttttttgtctgagccGCTATACTAGTATTTGGGACAAGGCTGAGCTTGATAGAAGACATAGGATACCatgaagttgtgtgtgtgtgtgtgtgggggggggggggtatctatTCATTTTGGTCATCTTTATGCTAGCATTTTATCCCTGGAtgctctctctttgcctctaaTTGTGCATAGAGGCAAGAATCTATTGCTTAAGGTCTAAggtaaaatgtaatgttttgcaGCTGTGGAATCCCACCCTTATTCATTACTAGATGATTTCAGTGGGCAGACTGTTTAAAAGTTTAGAATTGTAATATAGGGAAATGTTTCATAAAAGTGgaataaaagtggaaaattCATTCAATACTGCATAAGAATATGCCCTTTAAATACAGAAAGTGGAGACAGACTAAATAGTTATTAGCTGACAATTATGATCAAATCAGGAAACACTGCTAACTAACTATGTTTCAactctgaaaatattttgaatgaattcaCCAATTATTTGACTTATaactgttgttgctgttgttctatacacaaacaaataaacaaacaagcaaacgtAAAAATGTAAAGTGTGTTGAAAAGACAAAGACGGTGTCTCCTAATTACCGGTTCGAAATAAAATTTCACAAGTAGCATGTGTTGGAAAAGTactactctcctttaagctaaccactgtagtaaccatgataaacaatgtaaccataatgtattcattattataggggtgaatcaatgtaatcgtttaaattaacagctatataactatacaatcctttgtattgcaagaaacatcatgttctctttgttcagaaagaaaaggcctgtgcggccctatagaggacagcatgtgagataaggttggCGCCTCTGCCACAgtattgtggtcagtcataatatatggagaaggtgaaatattcctggtttgtgctatATCTCGCGCCACCGCTTAGCAGGGCAGCAAATATGGTAAACGTCAAGGAACTAGACAATAATGACGATAAGTGGAGTctttgaagatgggctggccgaggtgccccacatacaaagagacaaagtaatgagtatcttttttgagaaaacgtgtataaaggccggtgctttgtgagaaggagtcagtcactccctgggacctgactcagtttgttgtatgccttttgaactatacaataaacttacactgcatctgactcattgttagactcctattgttttgtctcagaacaggtatcgtgtggcgttgggacacggtctcatttggcccaggctgagaatttcacccacacatGCACCTTCCTAAAAGTTACGAAAATGTCAAcctctcaaaaaacaaacaaacatacaaacacacaaaccgttACTGAAAAGTGaagtttacataaaaaaaatcagaatagTCTTCAGCCCTACGGACATATTGgatacagattaaaaaaaaaaaaaattatgacgCAGTTGCCGAAAATCTGGGAATCGACTGCTGGGAATTCCGCCTTGTGGCTGACAGGGGAAGTTTCGATTCAGACGAGCTGTGCAGTAGAAAACAAATCTTGTGTGTTCAGGACTCCTGCTAAAATACACGTAAGTAAATTTTAGCTCTTATTAATGTGTCTCATTTGTGAGGTTACATGTAAACGATGAAGGGATATGGTCGGAACTGAGATGATGTAGTACGGACATGACACCAGTTTTTCTTGTGTCTCGGAAAATAACTTCCTTGTTCCTCGTTTCGAAAACAGGCCACATTGTGTTTTCAACATCTCATCTGTTGTTTTGCATGTtcgagggctttttttttttttttttttaccatttttccCCAACCGTGGACGGACGGTCgcttatttattattatttttctttccttgtgcTCTATTAGAATTGACAAGATGTCGATAACAGTTAGCAGAGGTGAGGGGTTGACGGTGTTAACCGTGAGCTCAAACCCAGGGAGCAAGTGGCCCATAATTTGTCAGATCCTGGGCACTATGTGCTACAGCCCAGTCTGCTCCGTTTCAGAGGGATTGAAGAAGCAGTTTCGGGGCCCTCATAAAGCACTGGCGGTGAGCTTTATACAATTTCTTTACACACCTGTGGAGAAATTTGCAAAGCATTTTTTGTGGTATTTCATTAATATAATGAAGTCTGTCATATTTTTGGATGGAAGACATACTTTTCGTATTTGTGCACTGTTCTCCAGAATTATAGAGCAGTTCAGAAAAATGAAGATAAGACACACGTTCTTAAACTATGTCCAGAGTAAAGGAACATGTGTCTCATTACCATGTTATGAACTGCCGTCATAAACAGCTTCAATGAGTTGATTCAGGTCATACAAGTATGGTTCATATAAGTGTGAACTCGTCGCactaacaacaaaaaagaaatgttgaatAACAAACATAATAATGATGTTGGTGATCATTTTAGAATacctcactcttgctctcttttaGACCGTGCAGATAATGGTTGGGCTAATCAATATTGCCTTTGGGGGTTTGTACCAATCCACTGACACTTTCGACTTCCTCACGGGCGCTCCCTTTTGGATGGGTGGTGTGGTAAGGCATAAGCTATGAGTTGTGAACTCATTTAGTCTAATCAGCAAACAAGCAGATCTGTGATGCAGTCTGTAATTCACTCTCAGATATTTTCTATctattataaattataatatttcTATATTATAAATGCATAATTATATCAAATGTAGCTTAGATCCCACTGAATTAAAAATTGGTCTTTGGTATAAATTATTGCGTCCAAAGTGTTATAGGAGACAGTCTGtacaacatttttatatttgtatatatatatgtataggcataattatatataattgcttataaataatatataaggAATTGTAAGTAGCTATATATTAATCCTGCATAgtcattttcatcttcatttgGAATTTGGAATTAAAGTGTAtcttggctgtgtttgtatgtgtagaGCTAAGTGTAGCCCTCATAAATCCAAGCAGGGCAAGCCATGGAAGCAGTGTTTCATGATTTTGGTAAGGCAGCATGAACTGATTTcatttaactctttttttcttgcaagTTTGTGGCAGCAGGCATCATGTACATCTTTGTAGACAGGTTTCCAAGCCCTTGCCTGGTGAGTGTTTCATTAGCACTCGTTGATAAATCCAGACTATTCAACGTCTATCTCATGTTAaccaaatatctttttttttcttcattgtaCAGGTGTTCTTGAATTTGATCATCAACTTAGTCAGTGCAGCCATAGCACTGACTGCCATTGTAATGTATTCAGTGAATCTGGGAACAGCACGTTGGACGCGCTCCTCATGTGAACATGACTATGGCTATGGCTATGGAACGCAATCCCCTGAAGCTGCTCTGCAGAACATGGAAAAATGTGTGGAGTACAGAGACACATTGAaggtaatttatttatttgcattctGCTCGTTTATTTAGATTTCTGCACAAGATTATATTGTATTAATTGCAACCAAAGGTTTAATACAAGGAGTTGAAAAGTTATGCTTTTCACTGATAATTCATTTCGCTCTTGCATAAATGCTGTTCAAGTGACCGTATTAAATTATGTTTGGTGTTACCGCTGCCCTTTAGTAGATGTTTAGCCTAGATGTTTATCAGCTCAGACCAAAAATGTCTGTCAAAGGTGTATTTACAGgttatatttcttttaaatgtaagaAATTGGCATCTTAATTGAATGTAATACGTTTATAGACCCCTACATTTTGTTAAAAGGAAGTTGTTTAAGGGCAGAGCTATGTGAAAAGTCTGTTGAAAACTATTTTCAGAGGGATTTCTTTACCACCAGGTGTTTCTTGAAGGCCTGGAGATTTTTTTGATTGTCTTGGCTGTTCTTCAACTGTTTGTGGCAGTCGGTTGTTCCTCTCTGAATTTGAAGGCTTTGTGCAATAATAAAGGAGACGAAGAGGTACAGATATTAATTACCAATACATTTATAACaggacaaaataaaaagaaagtaagCTCTCAAACTGAAACGTACTaatttctgtatgtatgtgttttgtagcATGAGAAAGACCCAACACTTCACGAGCCCCTCCTTGAGGAAGTCACTTCCAATCCTGCATCCTAGACTCCATCCTTATGCTCATATAAATGTCTATGTATACAACCACTGATTTTGATTCTGCTTTTGATCTTTTCATAAGACATAACTGACACGATTGGTTGAGATTTCAATGCAAGCACTAGTAATTATATTCTTGTGTAAAACTGCATGTGTTCATACCACCACCTCGCGGCATGGGACTTACTGTTCAGTACCATTGTGCAAACCAAACAGTTTCAGCTGGCCAAATATTAAATGCAATACGTACAACTATGTAGTATTTGTGATGCAATAATTTACAAGGAAAGTGGCATGCAGTGGAACATGCATTGCTTTAAATCACTCACATTGACATATTCTTGCTTATTCAGCAAAAGTAAACATTATTTCAAAAGTACCATCACATTGTATAGAATGATCACAAAATTCGTATTCCATTGCATCTTTGGCAAAGCATAGGTCATCGTGCATCTATTCAGTTTTTCATAAGGAAAGTCCTTTTTCCCCCTGCTGTACtgaaaatgtactgtagtgtgcaCCCAAAACCACTGTTTATGCTTTGTGCCTTATTCTTTTTTATGAAGCACTTTTATATTTTGCACAAatagagacagaaataaaaatgaatttaaatcagTTGCTTAACAAATGTATTCCACTGATCTTGTCAACTctacaactttttttctctctccctctctctttctgtgctctttgtatgtatatatgtatatgtatatatatatatatatatagagagagagagagagagagagagagaggtatatatatatatatagatagatagatagatagatagatagatagatctgtgtctgtgtctgtgtgtgtgtgtgtgtgtgtgtgtattaacacacacacacacacacacacacttcatagcAGCATTAACAACCTccccagcagagaatccagtTTCTGTTGCTCTCAGTCACATGATGATCTCTTCAGACTCAAGACTCTTAAGCTTGACTGAAAAGTTAAAGTTTGAATTCAAGAGAGCAGTCTTCAAACACAATACAGGGGTTCTTCGGGATCTTGTCACCAGAATTGCAGAATTCCATGACCAGTTATGAATTATGTACAAAATTCTGTGCCGTGATCTCTAAGCAATTTACAGTTTGGTattttgcagatgcttttaaaccaaagcaacttacaattaGTGTATCAATCAGGTTTAGCTAACTACCTCGTAAGCAAAAGATTGCAGTAGGAATgcaaattattatttatttataattattttcaGTGCCACCCTCCTGTATATCCTGCAAcgataaaacagaaatctgcaaaCAAAACCTGCAGCACAGAGACAACGTTAGTACAGAAGATTTTTTAtaccataaaatataaaaacacaagatAAAGAAAGGTTATACATTAGCAgacaggtggattctgaaaagggggggggggtttcattCCCCTGTGGAAGacagcacacacaatcacatattAGGGATGTGCTCATCgctaaatcaaataaaaatgaaaaaagttcaGACAGTGAgctcaggggaaaaaataagTGTAGATAACTAATTATTTCAGTCgcatatttatacacacactcacacacacacacagacacatgaaaacCATCACCACATGAGGCAATCAAAAGCCATGGTTCACAGCAGAAGTTCACGAACTGCTGAAAATCCGGGATGCTGCTTTCAGAGCAGGAGATGGTGCGGCGCTCAGAGCAGCAAGAAACGACCTGTCCCACGGCATCAAGCTGGCAAAGTGTGACTATGCACAGAGAGTCAATCACCACTTCACCTGCTCGAGAGACACAcagcgcatgtggcagggcatcCAGTCCATCACGGACTACAGAATCCCGCCACGTTTCTACGACTTTGACGCCTCTCTACCACGCGCACTCAACGCTTTCTACACCAGGTTTTAGGACCACAACACCGAGCCGGCAAGAACAACCAGCGAGTGAAGAGTACCAAGTTCCTTGCTGTTCACATCAAAGAGGACCTCTCGTGGACCACCCACATCAGCTCCCTGGCCAAGAGAGCCCAGCAGCGCCTACACTTTCTCTGACGGCTGAAGAAGGTGCACCTCCCCACACCCGTCCTCACAACCTTCTATAGGGGCGCCATCGAGAGCGTCCTGACCAGTTGCCTCACTGTTTGGTATGGGAACTGCCACGCCTCTGACTGCAGAGCTCTTGAGAGGGTTGTGTGGGCAGCAGAGCGGATCACCGGCACCCGTCTCCCCTACCTACAGGACATATTCACCTGCCAAGCCATCCGCAAGGGCACCAGCAGTGTGGCTGACTCTTCCCATCCCCCCCATGGACTGTTCACTCCCCTCCCATCTGGGAGAAGGCTCTGCAGCATCAGGACCAGGTCTGTCAGACTGTGCAATAGTTTCTTCCCCCGAGCAGTCCGGCTCCTGAATACCATTCTGCCCCCATCCTCTCTGGACTCTATATGTTTCACACCCTGCTTTGACACCCCCCTCACACCTATACAAATTCCCCCAACTTGCACAGCCACTGTATTGGACAATTAAAGACAATGCACGGCCACTTTGTAAAAGGTATGAGGAGATCCTTCCGTAGCTGCCAGTGtttcaacacacgcacactatgGCTGGTTGATCCAAGTACATACCCATGTTGCactctctgtaaatgtttacatacTGGGTACAGTTCTACAATGTTCACTTTATTTATATTACAGTCCTTGTCTTTTTGCACAGTACctgtttacacactgtctcactgttcgtacagtattttactgttttacagcTCCACACTGTTAAATTCATTTATACTCAACGCACTGTCTTCCcattttgccccccccccctcccccccccacgaGCTACAGAGCCCTTGGTGTAAGGTCTTGCCATATTTTTAGCACAGTCTTTTTGTAACTAAGTATATTGTATGTAACTAagtatatttattgtattgtactgtgtgtAGTCTtggtatttattgtatttattgtatgtctgactgtatgtgttgctgtctgtctatgttgcaTCATTTGGTTAAAAGAGGACGTCATTTCGTCTCTGCTGTATGCTGTACTGTATAAGGCCAAGATGACAATAAAGCTctacttgacttgacttgacttgacacacacacacacacacacacacacacacacaaacacaatatgcCATCGTAATCAAAATCACCATGGATCTCCAAGGCCTTATGGCGGCAGTGTTGAACCTTTCCAGCAGAGGACGCAAGTGCATcatgctctctgtcttcagACTAAACCTCACTGAAAAATTAGAGGTTGAATTGAAGAGCCCAGTCTACAAACCAAACCAGGGCTCTTGAGAGGACTTGTTTGTTTACCTCATTAAATACCACTGGATTAGTAGTGCTAAAATTTACCAGGCTGCAGCACTGAGAACTTTATATAAGGTTATTTTGACGGATTCCATCAAATCGTTGTTAAATTATATCTATACATGTATTACCCAATGCTtcatttacttacttattttcAAGATTATGCTACATTATAATACCTAAATTTAGTAATGTAAATCTTATAAGATGTAATactacaaataaaataatgttcACATCTTTTTTTGAGGTTTGGAACAAGATTAATGGCAGAGATCCACCCATTCCAGAGACTGTTTGCATTCCATTATTCAGACAGGGCACAGCATCAACCCAGATAGCAAATGGAGGACAAGAGACAGCCTTGTATGAAATGAAACATCACTTCAGTTTTCCAGCTGAACATCAGTACTCAAAAAATGCAAGAATAATTTCTTGTATAAAAGGATTGGTGAATGATAAAGAGGCCAACATGTGATAGTGTGAGGTTCATATAACATAGGAGCTATATGTATGGAGTTCCTTTTTTCATCATGTTGGGACAACATTAATATTTCTAATTAATCTAACACCTGAACTATACTTTATTTTCTCAACTTACACTGTCTTAATGGCAGACTAACATGACTTTGTGGCACAATGTTCTCTGAGTTGATTTAAGTCTGACAAATTCATTGTGTAATTAACTGACGCAATCAATCATAAGTGTAGCAGTTTCTGTTGATTAAATAAAAGGTATATATTCTAAGTGCATTtttagctattttttttctgatgaactGATCCAAAACAATTGGatgtttacagtaaaaacagagcTGCCTTTATTTCTCCAGATGGCAGTGCTGAgcagttttgtcatttgtcactCTGTTGTCGTAAACGATCCTCTTCTGTTACCTCAAAACTTGTTTTGTAGGTATTTCTCTCAGATTGGCACAGCATTTAGAATAGATATACAATTATAAATTTACAGTTAAAGGCAGATTAAGAGAGGCTTTAGGTATTACCTCTGATATGTCTGTTTTTAGAATGCCATTGTAATAGGACATGTCCATTCTTGTCCTTGTAATCAACTCATGACATAACTTACAGGTGAAACATATCGTGTGGTTTATTGATCAATAGTTAAGCAAACTCTGCATATAGCAACGAGTCAGTGAATTAATGACATTTAATGTTTCTTTCATTCAGGGATCTGTTTATTAGACATAATGGCTTCAGCATTATATGATTACCCACCATTCTTTGCAATTCTTTTGCCTAGTTCCACTGAAATTGTGTAAATTATAATCTGAATAATCCCAaatttcaaggttttttttttaaaggaaaaatgtATTATGTGCATAGAAACAGTAGACTCGGCCTATCTTTTTAACGCTGACATTAAGCTATAATCATCATGCAATATGTCCACATTCACATACAGTTCAGTATATTGTATGAAAATAACCATTTCCTCTGGCAACTTTTGTTACCATGACACCTACACTGTACTCACTACGATATCAGATTGTGTGCCTTTCTGGTTccattttatcttattttgtAAAATGCTTCGGATGAATGGAACAGGTCCGCTTTTGGTTATTTGATTTGAGACACTATCTGTTACTTATACAGAATCTCTCTTAATTTCacatctgtctttctgctttatGTGAATACgtcatttgtattttgtgaTACATAACCACACCAATCATTCACTGTGAGATTAAGGGTAATCTCCCCTCTAGTTCTCTTTAAGACTAGTCAAA from Chanos chanos chromosome 8, fChaCha1.1, whole genome shotgun sequence includes the following:
- the LOC115818152 gene encoding transmembrane protein 176B codes for the protein MSITVSRGEGLTVLTVSSNPGSKWPIICQILGTMCYSPVCSVSEGLKKQFRGPHKALATVQIMVGLINIAFGGLYQSTDTFDFLTGAPFWMGGVFVAAGIMYIFVDRFPSPCLVFLNLIINLVSAAIALTAIVMYSVNLGTARWTRSSCEHDYGYGYGTQSPEAALQNMEKCVEYRDTLKVFLEGLEIFLIVLAVLQLFVAVGCSSLNLKALCNNKGDEEHEKDPTLHEPLLEEVTSNPAS